In Maridesulfovibrio sp., the following proteins share a genomic window:
- a CDS encoding ChaN family lipoprotein — protein sequence MALNTTNKCARTIMVLCALFFMLGGCVKKTVPTEMAVSFLPCSGDYIDSSGDPLPFDKLMSQAVKADYVLVGEGHTSVCDHKAQFEIIEGLTRAHNKVAIGFEMVTASRQDILNRFNLGQIPVSELPEELDWENGWRYDFNMFKPIFELAEKRRLTLGGLNFPFRLVKEVHEKGLDGLSAEDRAMLPQKVIPPAPEQEEGLKEVLAMHQGRDASDPEQIERFFLVQSLWDTGMAEKAVELRKSSGHPVVILAGGGHVEHGWGIPRRLKVLDPQAKIMTIMPWRGDEFYPTAADSFFYCPASYESRMGMTIEIRQGRAVITAVKRGRKADKKGLRPGDIIAKAQGITVTSLTAMHMAGSKAHKENKPLVFTVDRRGEIFDLDMGELPRMKKDK from the coding sequence ATGGCTCTTAATACCACTAACAAGTGCGCAAGGACCATTATGGTCCTTTGCGCACTTTTTTTTATGCTCGGCGGTTGCGTGAAGAAAACAGTACCAACCGAAATGGCCGTTTCATTCCTGCCTTGCTCCGGAGATTATATCGATTCATCGGGCGATCCACTGCCGTTTGATAAGCTCATGTCTCAGGCCGTGAAAGCAGATTATGTGCTTGTTGGGGAAGGACATACGAGTGTATGCGACCATAAGGCCCAGTTTGAAATTATTGAAGGGCTGACTCGCGCGCACAATAAGGTTGCTATCGGTTTTGAAATGGTTACTGCTTCCAGGCAGGACATTCTCAATCGTTTTAATCTCGGACAAATTCCGGTTTCGGAGTTGCCTGAAGAGCTGGATTGGGAAAATGGCTGGCGTTACGATTTTAATATGTTCAAGCCCATCTTTGAATTAGCGGAAAAACGTAGGCTTACTTTGGGCGGATTAAATTTTCCTTTCCGGCTGGTCAAAGAAGTGCACGAAAAGGGGCTTGATGGGCTTAGTGCCGAAGACCGGGCCATGCTGCCGCAAAAGGTTATTCCGCCGGCACCGGAACAGGAGGAAGGGCTCAAGGAAGTCCTTGCCATGCATCAGGGGCGCGATGCTTCTGACCCAGAGCAGATTGAACGCTTCTTTCTCGTGCAGTCCCTCTGGGATACGGGAATGGCGGAGAAGGCTGTTGAGTTGCGTAAGAGCTCTGGTCACCCGGTTGTTATTCTTGCCGGTGGGGGGCATGTGGAGCATGGGTGGGGGATTCCTCGCAGGCTGAAAGTACTTGACCCGCAGGCTAAGATTATGACCATCATGCCTTGGCGTGGTGATGAGTTTTACCCCACGGCAGCGGATTCTTTTTTTTATTGCCCGGCATCGTATGAGAGCCGTATGGGCATGACTATTGAGATACGTCAGGGAAGGGCGGTGATAACTGCGGTGAAGCGGGGCCGGAAAGCCGATAAAAAAGGTTTACGTCCCGGTGATATCATTGCCAAAGCGCAGGGGATTACCGTAACCAGTCTGACAGCCATGCATATGGCCGGGTCTAAAGCCCATAAAGAGAACAAACCGTTGGTCTTTACTGTTGACCGGCGCGGGGAAATTTTTGACCTCGACATGGGCGAGTTACCCCGCATGAAGAAAGATAAATAG
- the mutM gene encoding bifunctional DNA-formamidopyrimidine glycosylase/DNA-(apurinic or apyrimidinic site) lyase, producing the protein MPELPEVEVISRGLAKSLEGKTIESVKIFNHSSVKMPWNLFSSRVAGQKITRVHRRAKLLIMDLGEDLHITFHLKMTGRVLAHDGPTEPKTHTRIVFGLTDGGSVEFHDTRKFGEVRALNNEELQEWDFYKNLGPEPLEVSAESLADRIIGRKAQIKGLLLNQSVVAGVGNIYADESLFRSGIHPKAKPCDLSRETLIKLFTELQAVLKQAIQENGSSIRDYVDAGGDAGGFQNSFKVYGKKGEQCPDCGKIFEGATVAGRSSTFCADCQKLSD; encoded by the coding sequence ATGCCAGAATTGCCGGAAGTAGAAGTAATATCGCGTGGCCTTGCCAAATCACTTGAAGGCAAGACAATTGAATCTGTAAAAATTTTTAACCATAGCTCTGTTAAAATGCCGTGGAACCTGTTCTCTTCCCGTGTTGCCGGGCAGAAGATCACCCGTGTTCACCGCCGGGCCAAGCTTTTGATAATGGACCTTGGTGAAGACCTGCATATCACTTTTCATCTTAAGATGACCGGGCGGGTATTGGCCCACGATGGCCCAACAGAACCGAAAACGCATACTCGTATTGTTTTCGGTCTGACCGATGGCGGTTCCGTCGAATTTCACGATACCCGCAAATTTGGCGAGGTACGTGCCCTGAATAATGAAGAGTTGCAGGAATGGGATTTCTACAAGAATCTCGGACCAGAACCGCTGGAAGTCAGCGCAGAATCCCTTGCCGATCGCATCATCGGACGCAAGGCCCAGATTAAAGGGCTGCTGCTTAACCAGTCCGTTGTGGCCGGGGTCGGCAATATCTATGCTGATGAATCCTTATTCCGTTCAGGTATTCATCCCAAAGCTAAGCCTTGTGATCTTTCCAGAGAAACACTGATTAAGCTTTTTACCGAGCTTCAGGCTGTTCTCAAACAGGCTATTCAGGAAAACGGCAGTTCCATCCGCGATTACGTCGATGCTGGTGGTGATGCTGGCGGGTTTCAGAATTCATTCAAGGTTTACGGCAAGAAGGGTGAACAATGTCCCGATTGCGGAAAGATTTTCGAAGGGGCAACCGTAGCTGGACGTTCCTCTACTTTTTGCGCTGATTGCCAGAAGCTGTCTGATTAG